From the Gammaproteobacteria bacterium genome, the window TCACGCCATGCGATCGTCCTGGGAGTGGACGAGCAGGGCACCGTCGTGCACAACCTTCAGGATCCCGACGGCGCGTATGCAGTCATCACCGGCGTCCGCCAATACGACGGGTACCTGTATTTCGGCAGCCTCGCCGACCCTGCGATTGCACGGCTGCGCCTCTCCGACGACTGAGCGAGTCGACTGACCGAGTCGACTGGCCGAGTTCGGCCCAGCGGGCCGACTGAGCGGGTCGGCGCGATACACACCCGGCGGACCCGCAGCCCGGCGGTATGCTCTCGCGTGTGAACGACGACCCGGGACGAAGCGACTTTCAACCGACGTCGCACCGCCGGAAGAAGACGTCGCCCAG encodes:
- a CDS encoding SMP-30/gluconolactonase/LRE family protein; the protein is SRHAIVLGVDEQGTVVHNLQDPDGAYAVITGVRQYDGYLYFGSLADPAIARLRLSDD